From one Oscillatoria sp. FACHB-1407 genomic stretch:
- a CDS encoding polyamine aminopropyltransferase, giving the protein MLESDGFPNKRRERNLLLIAAAISSACGLAVELLLGTLASYLVGNQALAYGVAVGGFLAAMGIGAYLSRFIAVETGHADQYHRLQVAFVQVELWIAPLSAVLPLALFALFVVDGPFWMGLFLATILLGILAGMEVPLLTRLLELDEGVREALAGVLALDYLGALLGSLLFPIALLPFLGLFPSAALIGALPAFVVFIFGRVVPRLRYWGRWGLAIAIALCVFAPLTLPLSDRLENSLYDAPVITRIQSTYQRIVMTRQGTDVRLFLDGDLQFSTLDEYRYHEALVHPAMSINQREIEQSSSSGDRSRQVLLMGAGDGLALREVLKWQDVERVLLIDLDPAIVNLARRHPFLVNANAKAFADPRVEVRHADAFTALAALHETFDVIIADFPDPDRDGIAKLYTQGFYRRMLAHLNPTGIFVTQASSPFFAPRAFACIAATLESLPLVIRPYTIDVPSFGPWGFVLATQNPIETTSLPLPVATHFLTVAMLPSLFQLPGDIQLGGVEVNRLSHPVILRYQNDPRWEAYD; this is encoded by the coding sequence GTGCTGGAAAGTGATGGATTCCCTAACAAACGACGTGAGCGGAATCTATTATTAATCGCTGCCGCTATCTCGTCAGCCTGTGGCTTAGCCGTGGAGTTGTTGTTGGGTACACTCGCGAGCTATCTTGTCGGTAATCAAGCCCTTGCCTATGGAGTCGCTGTGGGTGGGTTTTTGGCGGCGATGGGCATCGGAGCCTATCTGAGTCGCTTCATCGCTGTTGAAACGGGTCACGCAGATCAATATCACCGTTTGCAAGTCGCCTTTGTGCAGGTTGAGTTGTGGATTGCCCCGTTGAGTGCTGTGCTGCCATTGGCATTGTTTGCCCTGTTTGTAGTGGATGGTCCCTTTTGGATGGGGTTGTTTTTAGCAACCATCCTGCTGGGCATTCTGGCAGGTATGGAAGTTCCTCTGTTGACCCGGTTACTGGAGCTTGATGAAGGAGTGCGTGAGGCACTGGCAGGAGTGCTGGCACTCGATTATCTAGGGGCGTTGTTGGGGTCGTTACTCTTTCCGATCGCCCTGTTGCCGTTTTTAGGGTTGTTCCCCTCCGCTGCACTGATTGGAGCTTTACCTGCCTTTGTTGTCTTCATCTTTGGGCGAGTTGTCCCTCGATTACGCTATTGGGGACGGTGGGGACTCGCGATCGCCATTGCGCTCTGTGTATTTGCGCCCCTGACGTTGCCTTTGAGCGATCGCCTGGAAAACTCCCTCTATGATGCCCCAGTCATCACCCGCATCCAATCGACCTATCAGCGAATCGTAATGACCCGCCAGGGCACCGACGTTCGCCTCTTTTTAGATGGGGATTTGCAGTTTTCTACGCTGGATGAATACCGCTATCACGAAGCTCTGGTGCATCCTGCGATGAGCATTAATCAGCGTGAAATTGAACAGAGTAGTAGCTCTGGCGATCGCTCCCGACAGGTTTTGTTGATGGGTGCAGGAGATGGTTTAGCACTGCGAGAAGTGCTCAAGTGGCAGGATGTCGAACGAGTGCTGTTAATTGACTTAGACCCTGCCATTGTGAACCTGGCTCGGCGTCACCCTTTTTTAGTCAACGCCAATGCCAAAGCCTTTGCTGACCCACGGGTAGAAGTACGCCATGCCGATGCTTTCACCGCCCTTGCTGCCCTGCATGAAACCTTTGATGTCATCATCGCTGACTTTCCTGACCCCGATCGCGACGGCATTGCCAAACTCTACACTCAGGGGTTTTATCGACGGATGCTGGCTCACCTCAACCCGACAGGTATCTTTGTCACGCAGGCATCCAGTCCCTTCTTTGCCCCTCGTGCCTTTGCCTGCATTGCGGCCACGCTGGAGTCACTCCCTCTGGTAATCCGCCCCTACACAATTGATGTGCCTAGCTTTGGTCCCTGGGGGTTTGTTCTAGCAACCCAAAATCCCATCGAGACAACCTCACTCCCATTGCCCGTCGCAACCCATTTTCTGACAGTTGCTATGCTCCCCTCTCTGTTTCAACTGCCCGGTGACATTCAACTCGGTGGCGTTGAGGTCAATCGTCTCTCTCATCCTGTGATTCTGCGCTATCAAAATGACCCTCGTTGGGAGGCGTATGATTAA
- a CDS encoding DUF4178 domain-containing protein yields the protein MLPLIWIGIIAIAIVAVILVMRQAQGKSLSPRKATPALPMQRTVFTLQVGDIVQYEGADWVVEGQLTYNSQGYVWLEYLLQDADQIRWLSVEEDDQVEICWLKPLAGLEISRTPPQQITVANVVFQLEESGTAQMTHLGATLNRQAQHCRYFDYSGADHQILSVEDWDGDIEITIGHKIRPSALLLLPGDGRHVYDG from the coding sequence ATGCTCCCACTGATCTGGATAGGAATCATTGCGATCGCTATTGTGGCAGTTATTTTAGTGATGCGTCAGGCCCAGGGAAAATCCCTGTCGCCACGCAAAGCCACCCCAGCATTGCCAATGCAACGAACTGTGTTTACGCTGCAAGTGGGAGACATTGTGCAGTATGAGGGAGCCGATTGGGTTGTTGAGGGGCAATTGACTTATAACAGTCAGGGCTATGTCTGGTTGGAATATCTGTTGCAGGATGCTGATCAAATTCGCTGGCTTTCAGTTGAGGAAGATGACCAGGTCGAGATCTGCTGGCTAAAACCTTTAGCGGGATTGGAAATCAGCCGCACACCACCGCAACAAATCACGGTTGCGAACGTAGTGTTTCAACTAGAGGAATCTGGCACGGCTCAAATGACTCACCTTGGCGCGACCCTCAATCGGCAGGCACAACACTGCCGCTACTTCGACTATAGCGGTGCTGATCATCAGATCCTATCGGTCGAAGATTGGGATGGAGATATTGAGATCACAATTGGTCACAAAATTCGCCCCAGTGCCCTGCTTCTGTTACCGGGAGACGGTCGTCACGTCTACGATGGCTAA
- a CDS encoding S-adenosylmethionine decarboxylase family protein has protein sequence MANMIKSHHFSAILPVSQAVYQWTDQDFLKLLKTLVQQVGLNTVGEMAIAFQPQGMSAVVLLEESHVALHFWPEESKVSVDIHVCDFQHNNYEKAEQLTHLLTLHLSSSDHCDDWHHLSLIR, from the coding sequence ATGGCTAACATGATTAAGTCTCATCATTTTTCAGCGATTCTGCCCGTCTCTCAAGCTGTTTATCAGTGGACGGATCAGGACTTTTTAAAGCTACTCAAAACTCTGGTGCAACAGGTGGGACTCAACACTGTAGGTGAGATGGCGATCGCCTTTCAACCTCAGGGCATGTCGGCAGTTGTCTTGTTAGAAGAATCTCATGTTGCATTACACTTTTGGCCTGAAGAAAGTAAAGTTTCTGTTGATATTCATGTGTGTGATTTTCAACACAACAATTATGAAAAAGCAGAGCAACTAACACACCTGTTAACGTTGCATCTGAGTAGCAGTGATCATTGTGATGATTGGCATCATCTATCACTTATTCGTTAA
- a CDS encoding glycosyltransferase family A protein, translating to MLVFVVPVQSKATAKSWNRVSQLFERCVQSVCQQSSPHFQVIVVCNEKPDTAFRHPKISYVEVDFPVPDINSGRPKEILNEKRTDRGRKQLRGLVAAQEFNPTHTMLLDADDLVSKRLAEFVHRHPKANGWFVNKGYRYAPGSYWIYKKANGFHTMCGSCNIIRNDLNKIPENPEYDRGYGYYKFYLNHARVAKVLAEEGTPLEPLPFLGAVYVVQTGENTYFSSSRLYQGIGRYINYRLVTPSIREEFCL from the coding sequence ATGCTGGTTTTTGTAGTTCCAGTGCAGAGTAAAGCTACAGCAAAGTCTTGGAATCGTGTCTCTCAGTTGTTTGAACGGTGTGTGCAATCTGTTTGTCAGCAGAGTTCACCCCACTTTCAAGTTATTGTAGTTTGCAACGAGAAGCCCGATACGGCTTTCAGACATCCCAAAATTAGTTATGTTGAAGTCGATTTTCCTGTGCCAGATATCAACTCTGGTAGACCAAAGGAAATTCTAAATGAGAAACGCACCGATAGAGGACGGAAGCAATTACGTGGGTTAGTAGCAGCACAAGAGTTTAATCCTACTCACACCATGTTGCTGGATGCGGACGATCTCGTGAGTAAGCGGTTGGCAGAATTTGTTCATCGTCATCCTAAAGCTAATGGATGGTTTGTGAATAAGGGCTATCGCTATGCCCCTGGCAGTTACTGGATTTATAAGAAAGCGAACGGTTTTCATACCATGTGTGGAAGCTGCAACATCATTCGCAATGATCTCAACAAAATTCCAGAGAATCCTGAATACGATCGCGGTTATGGTTACTACAAGTTCTACTTAAACCATGCCAGGGTTGCTAAGGTTTTAGCAGAAGAAGGCACACCGTTAGAACCTCTACCCTTTTTGGGAGCAGTTTACGTTGTGCAAACGGGTGAGAACACTTACTTTAGTTCGTCCCGGCTATACCAGGGAATTGGTCGATACATTAACTACCGATTGGTAACGCCATCGATTAGAGAAGAGTTTTGTCTCTAA
- a CDS encoding response regulator translates to MYHLAIVDDNESWCFVLALRLQQQGYVVSTFTDVHAFLQQAARFDLVLIDFSMPVPRYQAGMDGPEVICKVRHRLEYPPLMVLVSSFFTEDLLSHAAEICPEADAILSKRTEATTMLRQIKQLLEQREQRDRNQGDRHYTRSSQMVSSSSRGQQGSLEQRTRREHPE, encoded by the coding sequence ATGTATCATCTTGCCATCGTTGATGATAATGAATCCTGGTGTTTTGTGCTGGCACTGCGGTTACAACAACAGGGATATGTGGTGTCCACGTTTACCGATGTGCATGCATTTCTCCAACAAGCTGCGCGATTTGACCTGGTTCTGATTGATTTTTCAATGCCAGTCCCCCGTTATCAGGCGGGTATGGATGGACCTGAAGTAATTTGCAAAGTCAGGCATCGTCTTGAGTACCCACCATTAATGGTGCTCGTCTCCAGTTTCTTTACAGAAGACTTATTAAGTCATGCCGCGGAAATCTGTCCTGAAGCAGATGCCATTTTAAGCAAACGAACCGAAGCCACAACGATGCTCCGGCAAATTAAGCAACTCCTGGAGCAACGGGAGCAACGCGATCGCAATCAGGGCGATCGCCACTACACTCGCTCTAGTCAGATGGTTTCTTCTAGTTCCAGGGGTCAGCAAGGTTCTCTGGAACAAAGAACTCGGCGGGAGCACCCTGAGTAA
- a CDS encoding ABC transporter ATP-binding protein has protein sequence MVVLPSNDLVGEKTVTLALQIKQLSKRYGDRAVLEDLSLAIAPGEIYGLLGPNGAGKTTTINIICNLLKADSGTVKVNGKAVSDATKAWIGIAPQENLLYRSLTCRENLNFFAQIYGLSKAERQRQVQTCLEAVNLGDRANSPVETLSGGMQRRLSMAIALVHCPKLVILDEPTTGLDIEARYEIWDLIKRLKDQGMTILLTSHLLDEVERLCQRIGILKGGQLLAEGTLAELRNRIAATDIVIVHTPDEPGAIARAREHGFKPRRYGGELAFWLPEHLELKDILERFDGIPLDSISRQPVRLEHIYVEITQGAPAEFFVPENLADPWN, from the coding sequence ATGGTTGTCTTACCGTCGAATGATTTGGTCGGAGAGAAGACTGTGACGCTGGCACTACAGATTAAGCAACTGAGCAAACGTTATGGCGATCGCGCCGTTTTAGAAGACCTGTCGTTGGCGATCGCACCGGGGGAGATTTACGGTCTGTTGGGTCCCAATGGCGCAGGCAAGACCACCACAATCAATATCATCTGTAACCTGTTGAAGGCGGATAGCGGCACGGTTAAAGTCAACGGAAAAGCAGTTTCTGACGCGACCAAAGCCTGGATCGGCATCGCCCCCCAGGAAAACCTGCTTTATCGATCCCTGACCTGTCGAGAAAATCTCAATTTCTTTGCTCAAATCTATGGACTCAGCAAAGCCGAACGCCAACGGCAAGTACAGACCTGTCTGGAGGCGGTGAATTTGGGCGATCGCGCCAACAGTCCAGTAGAGACCCTGAGTGGAGGGATGCAGCGACGACTGAGTATGGCGATCGCACTGGTGCATTGTCCCAAGCTAGTGATTCTCGACGAACCCACAACTGGGCTCGATATCGAAGCTCGCTACGAAATCTGGGACTTAATTAAGCGACTGAAAGACCAGGGGATGACGATTTTGCTGACCAGTCATCTGTTGGATGAAGTGGAGCGGCTCTGTCAGCGAATCGGTATCCTCAAAGGGGGGCAACTTCTCGCAGAGGGCACCCTGGCTGAATTGCGAAACCGGATCGCAGCGACAGACATTGTCATTGTCCATACCCCAGATGAACCAGGAGCGATCGCCCGTGCCCGTGAGCATGGCTTCAAGCCTCGCCGCTACGGTGGAGAACTGGCTTTTTGGCTACCGGAGCATCTGGAACTGAAGGACATTCTTGAACGATTTGACGGTATTCCGCTCGACTCGATCTCGCGGCAACCTGTTCGCCTTGAACACATTTACGTTGAAATTACTCAGGGTGCTCCCGCCGAGTTCTTTGTTCCAGAGAACCTTGCTGACCCCTGGAACTAG
- a CDS encoding ABC transporter permease — translation MVRSLTPPLPHSSTPSLLHSPLPTPQASYDNECNPPMRKTVNWLKYWRETLAVAQRILTELVRRRRSLIFWAIFPISVLLLNGFIIQERAQLSQAEAFEVAAPATLVGAALFFSCLGGSVATVVSEREQHTLKRLFISPLSGTSYFLGIFLAHLGIGTGQTLLVYTLAAFLGARLEGSILLCIAILLLSIIAYVGVGFILGTQFARRTEDVNALVAAFGVPLLILGGVFLPTSLFPDSLLRIAEYNPIYHMNEALTGVAANGDDLAAIAPHFWFLVGFAGLMIVGGWLSYRRMIWSERRL, via the coding sequence ATGGTCAGGAGTCTTACTCCTCCACTCCCTCACTCCTCCACTCCCTCACTCCTCCACTCCCCACTCCCCACTCCCCAAGCAAGTTATGATAACGAATGCAACCCACCTATGAGGAAAACGGTGAACTGGCTCAAATACTGGCGTGAGACGCTGGCAGTAGCACAACGGATCTTGACAGAATTGGTGCGCCGCAGGCGATCGCTCATCTTTTGGGCAATTTTCCCTATTTCCGTGTTGCTTCTGAACGGCTTTATCATTCAGGAGCGTGCTCAACTGAGTCAGGCGGAGGCATTTGAGGTGGCGGCTCCAGCAACTTTGGTGGGGGCGGCTCTATTCTTTAGTTGCCTGGGCGGAAGTGTGGCAACGGTTGTTTCAGAGCGAGAGCAGCACACGCTGAAGCGGTTGTTTATCTCGCCCCTCAGTGGCACTTCTTATTTTTTAGGAATTTTTCTGGCACATTTAGGCATTGGTACGGGTCAAACCCTTTTGGTATACACTCTAGCAGCGTTTTTAGGGGCACGTTTAGAAGGCTCTATTCTGCTGTGTATTGCCATTTTGCTGTTGAGCATCATTGCCTATGTGGGGGTCGGCTTCATTTTAGGAACTCAGTTTGCTCGCCGCACGGAGGATGTCAATGCCCTGGTGGCTGCTTTTGGGGTGCCGCTACTGATTCTGGGTGGGGTTTTTCTACCGACATCCCTCTTTCCTGACAGTCTGTTACGCATCGCGGAATATAATCCCATTTACCACATGAATGAGGCATTGACGGGAGTTGCCGCGAATGGAGATGATCTGGCAGCGATCGCCCCCCACTTTTGGTTTCTTGTTGGATTTGCAGGGTTGATGATCGTCGGTGGATGGTTGTCTTACCGTCGAATGATTTGGTCGGAGAGAAGACTGTGA
- a CDS encoding tetratricopeptide repeat protein, whose translation MAHEPYDQIVRQYIERVTALRDQRRELPDAKMLQAIAQDLGMTQADLMAAEEAAQLSTQRGLGYLRHQRWDDAIAEFTNAVALQPTQVETLHGLALAYKERWTTQHKVADQQEAIRLTKQCLELDPNHEASFALLNDLDRPLPPARRTKSNRGWRYPALIGVTTVLVIAGLISYLTVKPSEPSDGTTAPTIESVTTSDATEQPDEVEVPVQFVESEQISGLRFSVRESNYATYGSNFHTLVADIQNQSQFELQELKFKVEFLDASGQVFRTAFQTGISSSDAPMRPGDAVGVEWLEENAGEAHAVRVSVQTLKQSPAATTYSPAKVLPARWLSQRPTEMNLEVRERFSQFEAYDSGSAYHTLTLEVENTGQVALETVQVLVETLDAGDRVLSSDEYYIITGSDASLLPGQTRVRSFVTSTTPAFQRYRVAIVNVK comes from the coding sequence GTGGCTCACGAACCGTACGACCAAATTGTTAGACAATACATAGAACGAGTGACGGCTCTGCGCGATCAACGGCGGGAATTGCCTGATGCCAAGATGTTGCAGGCGATCGCCCAGGATTTGGGGATGACCCAAGCTGATCTGATGGCTGCGGAGGAAGCGGCTCAGCTATCCACTCAACGGGGATTGGGTTATCTGCGGCACCAACGATGGGATGATGCGATCGCCGAATTTACAAATGCAGTGGCACTACAACCCACTCAAGTCGAAACCCTGCATGGTTTGGCTCTTGCTTATAAAGAACGGTGGACGACTCAACACAAGGTGGCAGACCAGCAGGAAGCCATTCGACTGACCAAGCAGTGCCTGGAGCTAGACCCTAATCACGAAGCTTCCTTTGCGCTGTTGAATGACCTCGACAGGCCTCTGCCTCCCGCACGGCGGACTAAGTCCAATCGGGGTTGGCGGTATCCGGCTCTCATTGGAGTGACGACCGTTTTGGTCATCGCAGGTTTGATCTCTTACCTCACGGTCAAACCCTCCGAACCCTCCGATGGGACAACGGCTCCTACGATTGAAAGCGTGACGACCAGCGATGCAACGGAACAGCCCGATGAGGTTGAAGTGCCTGTTCAATTTGTGGAGTCAGAGCAGATTAGCGGATTGCGGTTTAGCGTTCGTGAGTCAAACTATGCCACCTATGGCTCCAACTTTCATACGTTGGTGGCAGACATTCAGAATCAGAGCCAGTTTGAGCTTCAAGAATTGAAGTTTAAGGTTGAATTTCTCGATGCATCTGGTCAGGTGTTTCGCACTGCCTTTCAAACGGGGATTTCTTCTTCTGATGCTCCTATGCGTCCGGGGGATGCAGTGGGAGTGGAGTGGCTTGAGGAAAATGCGGGAGAGGCTCATGCAGTGAGGGTTTCGGTGCAAACGCTGAAACAATCACCTGCCGCTACAACCTATTCCCCTGCGAAAGTCTTGCCAGCACGGTGGTTGAGCCAACGCCCAACGGAAATGAACTTAGAAGTTCGAGAACGGTTTAGTCAATTTGAAGCTTACGATTCAGGCAGTGCTTATCACACCTTAACGCTAGAAGTTGAAAACACCGGACAGGTTGCCCTGGAAACGGTGCAGGTTCTAGTAGAAACGCTGGATGCAGGCGATCGCGTCTTATCTTCCGACGAATACTACATCATCACCGGATCGGATGCCTCCCTGCTGCCGGGGCAAACCCGTGTCCGTAGTTTCGTTACCTCTACAACACCGGCATTTCAGCGTTATCGAGTGGCGATCGTCAATGTTAAGTAA
- a CDS encoding HHL1-like protein, which produces MSANLGFGKPQPQKASKRSPERAKAAQQYDRMKADGTPDYEIYIRIKGRPNWFPVGAIAVKRSNQINQAIFGSQQELLQGAFRLFPVLRKHQQNLEYGYRLKEFKDEPIQIAVQPQTVGGLQNVVSQIGDRLTSIFKRG; this is translated from the coding sequence ATGTCTGCCAACCTCGGATTTGGAAAACCTCAGCCCCAAAAAGCATCTAAGCGATCGCCTGAGCGTGCAAAAGCAGCACAGCAATACGACCGAATGAAGGCAGACGGTACTCCTGATTACGAGATTTACATTCGCATCAAAGGCAGACCCAACTGGTTTCCCGTAGGGGCGATCGCAGTAAAACGCTCTAACCAAATTAACCAGGCCATTTTTGGGAGTCAGCAAGAGCTACTACAGGGTGCGTTTCGGCTCTTCCCTGTTTTGCGGAAACACCAACAGAATTTAGAATACGGCTACCGACTCAAAGAGTTTAAGGATGAACCCATCCAGATAGCAGTTCAACCCCAGACGGTTGGCGGATTGCAGAACGTGGTGAGTCAAATTGGCGATCGCCTCACATCGATTTTCAAACGGGGTTAA
- a CDS encoding TVP38/TMEM64 family protein gives MKRWIAIARWVLIGVLIVAVIAVINKVGIERIRDQVDQFGIWAPAIVFGLRFTSIIVPVLPGTAYAILAGGLFGFAQGLLIVALADLASCTFNFYIARRYGRGLVQRFVGEQFMEKVDRLGQRHLERNFFLMLGFLMTGLFDFVAYGVGLTSISWSRYLLALVVSIAVAKPLWVAAGAGIFEGSQLLLGFAILAALGIGAITAFVQREPQS, from the coding sequence ATGAAACGATGGATTGCGATCGCCCGATGGGTATTGATTGGGGTGTTGATTGTGGCGGTAATTGCCGTGATCAACAAAGTCGGTATTGAGCGTATTCGCGATCAGGTCGATCAATTTGGCATTTGGGCACCTGCGATCGTTTTTGGGTTGCGCTTTACTAGCATCATCGTGCCTGTGTTGCCGGGGACTGCCTACGCGATTCTCGCGGGAGGGCTGTTTGGCTTTGCTCAAGGGCTTCTCATCGTGGCACTGGCAGACCTTGCCTCCTGCACCTTCAACTTCTACATCGCTCGGCGGTATGGGCGAGGATTAGTCCAGAGGTTCGTTGGCGAACAGTTTATGGAAAAAGTCGATCGCCTGGGTCAACGTCATCTGGAACGCAACTTTTTCCTGATGCTGGGGTTCCTGATGACCGGGCTATTTGACTTCGTCGCCTACGGTGTCGGCTTAACCAGCATCAGTTGGTCTCGCTATCTATTGGCTCTGGTAGTGAGCATTGCCGTTGCCAAACCACTTTGGGTTGCCGCCGGAGCAGGCATCTTTGAGGGCAGTCAGTTGTTACTTGGGTTTGCCATTCTCGCAGCACTGGGCATTGGGGCAATTACAGCATTTGTGCAACGGGAACCACAGAGTTGA
- a CDS encoding SDR family NAD(P)-dependent oxidoreductase: MNFQNKTVLITGASGGIGRTTAIAFATAGARVALHYGQRQESAQQIRESLPGEGHGLVQADLADAIAVEQMVSEAIAQLGHIDILVNNAGVYQEHPLDQTSYSDWQTVWQQTLNVNLLGAANITYCVARHMIERRSGRIVNVSSRGAFRGEPNATAYGASKAGLNALGQSLAQHLAPYNIGVMTVAPGFVETDMAREVLDSPRGDSVRQQSPLNRVARPEEVAHTILFLAADESLFLTGGIVDVNGASYLR; this comes from the coding sequence ATGAATTTCCAAAATAAAACCGTTTTAATTACCGGAGCCTCCGGGGGTATCGGTCGCACCACTGCGATCGCCTTCGCTACTGCTGGAGCCAGAGTTGCTTTGCATTATGGGCAACGGCAGGAATCTGCCCAACAGATTCGAGAGAGTCTGCCTGGTGAAGGGCATGGGTTGGTGCAAGCGGATCTCGCCGATGCGATCGCGGTTGAACAGATGGTCAGTGAGGCGATCGCCCAACTCGGTCACATCGACATTTTGGTGAACAATGCTGGCGTGTATCAGGAGCATCCGCTGGATCAGACCAGCTATTCAGATTGGCAGACTGTCTGGCAACAAACGCTAAACGTCAACCTGCTTGGAGCCGCAAACATCACCTATTGCGTCGCACGTCATATGATCGAGCGGCGATCGGGGCGCATCGTCAATGTCTCCTCACGGGGAGCCTTTCGCGGGGAACCCAATGCCACGGCTTACGGAGCCAGCAAAGCGGGACTAAATGCACTGGGGCAATCGTTAGCGCAGCACCTCGCCCCTTACAATATTGGAGTGATGACCGTCGCTCCGGGGTTTGTCGAAACCGACATGGCACGGGAGGTATTAGACAGTCCCAGGGGGGATAGCGTTCGCCAACAGAGCCCCTTGAACCGGGTTGCTCGACCCGAAGAAGTGGCTCACACCATCTTATTTCTGGCAGCGGACGAATCGCTATTTCTCACAGGCGGTATTGTTGATGTCAATGGAGCCAGTTATCTGCGATGA